In Amphiura filiformis chromosome 1, Afil_fr2py, whole genome shotgun sequence, the following are encoded in one genomic region:
- the LOC140148393 gene encoding LOW QUALITY PROTEIN: dynein regulatory complex subunit 2-like (The sequence of the model RefSeq protein was modified relative to this genomic sequence to represent the inferred CDS: deleted 1 base in 1 codon), translating into MAPKKKKKSGKKGKLAKMTEEERILYMEQKALAEEEMRKKKEDMLNQFLKDKLVKEEKNTRFNMYKITHQWRNIMRASKSKELKRDIEILSQTFERIVDRKDSVIKSLAKDLNEAEEQYSMALRSHLQSMDALIGLQRNRLSILKSEYGEELEILKKEFDSERGMISNQHKQEMSDLQDILFAMEENANEREGEARQEFQSLRDKIKNKNLEEKHALRIQLEGQVEDLWKQFQQALKNYNETTEERKAAFETLKSKDEKSAKEIEMQMRKLQRISDTIAQLKAKMSQNAKESEERNRDLREQREVIAEHFHDLKSQMNKFRENERGRLTKLTLHASVSIKELSRKVELGERILKLSEQCRKLETEEEKVLPFYASSLTDEEQEDVSAAVAEPPSEPLAEIMHQYTSLENFWKRYNKVLLDKVALDKEKMTLLEENQRLRTVLKQYLDGISVNDEILSQGNPLFVVNQHTNVQLSVPVMDPRIQRPTQTVVEAAHIVKYTI; encoded by the exons ATGGCaccaaagaaaaagaagaagtctGGGAAGAAGGGCAAGTTAGCCAAGATGACGGAGGAAGAAAGGATTCTCTACATGGAACAAAAGGCTCTCGCTGAAGAAGAgatgagaaagaagaaagaggacATGCTTAACCAATTCCTTAAG GATAAACTTGTGAAAGAGGAGAAAAACACTAGGTTTAATATGTACAAAATCACTCACCAGTGGCGTAATATAATGCGTGCCTCCAAATCAAAAGAACTGAAGAGAGACATTGAGATTCTCAGCCAAACATTTGAACGTATTGTAGATCGTAAAGACAGTGTTATCAAATCATTAGCCAAAGATCTTAATGAAGCAGAGGAGCAGTATTCAATGGCATTAAGAAGTCACTTGCAAAGTATGGATGCACTCATAG GCCTGCAGCGCAACAGACTGTCCATCTTAAAATCAGAATATGGAGAAGAATTAGAAATCCTCAAGAAAGAATTTGACAGTGAA CGAGGCATGATTTCTAACCAGCATAAACAAGAGATGAGCGACTTGCAAGATATTCTGTTTGCTATGGAGGAAAATGCCAATGAGAGAGAAGGAGAAGCTAGACAAGAATTCCAGAGTCTTCGAGATAAAATCAAAAATAAG AATCTGGAAGAGAAACATGCTCTAAGAATTCAACTAGAAGGCCAAGTAGAGGATCTATGGAAGCAATTCCAGCAAGCACTTAAGAATTATAATGAAACCACAGAGGAAAGGAAAGCTGCATTTGAGACACTCAAATCCAAGGATGAGAAGAGTGCTAAAGAGATTGAAATGCAGATGAGAAAACTACAAAGAATATCG GACACTATAGCACAGCTGAAAGCTAAAATGTCTCAGAATGCTAAGGAAAGTGAGGAAAGGAATCGTGACCTCCGAGAGCAAAGAGAGGTCATCGCAGAACATTTTCACGATCTCAAAAGTCAGATGAATAAGTTTAGAGAGAATGAAAGAGGCCGATTGACTAAGCTAACATTACACGCAAGTGTATCAATTAAAGAACTCTCGAGGAAAGTGGAATTG GGTGAGAGAATACTGAAATTATCAGAGCAGTGCCGTAAGCTTGAGACAGAAGAGGAGAAAGTTCTTCCATTCTACGCTTCCAGTTTGACTGATGAAGAGCAGGAAGATGTTTCAGCTGCTGTTGCTGAACCACCATCAGAACCACTGGCAGAG ATAATGCACCAGTACACATCGCTAGAGAACTTTTGGAAGCGTTACAATAAAGTATTACTGGACAAGGTTGCCTTAGACAAAGAGAAGATGACATTACTGGAGGAGAACCAACGTCTTAGGACAGTACTCAAGCAATATCTAGATGGCATCTCAGTTAATGATGAGATCTTGAGCCAAGGAAATCCACTCTTTGTTGTCAACCAGCATACAAATGTCCA ATTATCAGTTCCAGTAATGGATCCCAGGATACAGAGACCCACCCAGACAGTCGTAGAAGCAGCACACATTGTCAAATATACTATCTGA